The Gloeobacter violaceus PCC 7421 DNA window AGGTGGGCCAGGAGATGGGCGATAGACCGCCGGGCTTGAGGCGCTCCTACTTGCTTTTTGAGCACGTAGAACAAAGTAGTCGGTGCATGTCCGGCAATATAGCCTGAAATACGCTCGCTACTGGCAGCGTCCACGGCGAGCAGCGAATCGCGATAGTAGGGCTGACGCACCAACACGATATCCAGAAGGACATTGGTGTCATACAGAACTACAACGGCCATCAGCGATACTTTTCTTCGAGGTAGGTACGGTAGTTCTCCTCAACCTCTGCGTCCGTCCAGCTGACCACATCTTTGCCCAGCGGGGGCTTGACCATTTGCTGGAAGGTTTCCATCCAGGGGCTTAGCCCCATAGTCAGTTTGTCGCGCGCTGTGACGGCAGCAAAAAACTGGCTGATCGCCTGGCTCAAGGAGACATTTTCTTTGCTTGCCCATGCCTTGGCTTGCTGAATCAGCTTTTCATCGACCCGTACAGTGAGCTTGCGTTCCATGGCTGTGTTCAACGCCGTACGAATTTATTTCTATGATACGGCAAGCCTGTTTCCTTGGGCAGCAGGCCGTGCAGCTTGGGTGACGATGACCCTCAAGCGCAACCTGCAACCAACCGACACCAGCAGGGGCACATAGACGCCCGGGCGCAGGCCGATCGTCTCGGGCGCGAGCAGCGGCACGCCGAAGCTCCCCAGAGCCGGACACCCAGGCCATTGAGCGAGAGCAGCGCGCCGCCGGCGATCACCACCGGACCGCCGCAGGCCCTCGGCGAGCCCGAAAGTGGCCCCCGCAGAGAGCCGCCGAGGAGCAACCCGTTCGCGCAGCTGCTGCGGGTCACCGCCTACCTGCCGCCGAGTTGGCGTGTGCGGCTGGAGGCCCGTGCCCGGTCGCTACTCCCGCCTGCAGGAGCACCCCCGCCTTCACCCGGCGAGGACAGCTCAGCATCATCGATCTGGGCGCACTGTTCGCCAAGATGACTACACGGTGACGGCCAAGGACGGGCATGGAGTGATCTGCCAAGTCGAGCAGGGGCGGGTGCAGACTTTCGAGCTGAGCGAGGAGGACGTGGATCGCTTCGGGACAACCCTTCAGAAGTGGGAAAGCAGGTAGCCGAGCGTCAAAGGAAAAACGAGCGGGACCGGGGCATGGAACGCTGAACGGCCGTCTTATTCCCAGAAACCGCCCGAGCTGTACCCGGAGGGCATCGATGCGGCCCTAGCCAACGCCTGCGGCCTTGGCGGAGTCTCATCACCTCTCTCGGCTGCTGGCGGAGTACCGTCGGCACGGGGATTGAGAATCAGCCAGCGTCGGCTCCCGCGGCGCGACGGGCGGTGCAGTGCGAATCGCGGATACGTGGACGGCCCAAAAGCAATACCCCCCATGCGGGATTCTCAGATCATTTCCGCAAATAGAACCTTCGGGAAAAATGCTTTGCAGTTCTTCACGTTTTTGTATCTTGAATTACTTCAATATGTACTTAATGTGTGATAAGAATTGCTATGCCTAAAGAAGAAGTGGAACTTCTTTAGCCATCATCCGTGAGTAAAATCGCTCAGTTGTTTCAACAGAGTTTGTCACTAAGTTGGAAATCATTGAAATAAGGAGTCGTGAGTTGTCATGAAAAACATTGAACGCACATCTTTTTTGATCTTTTTTGCGACTTCAATAGTGATATCAACGCCCTGCATGGGTGAGCCATTATTAGGAAATGAGAATCAAGAAGTTTATCAATTTCCGATGGGTAGCATAATTAAATTAGGCAATCCTCCCTCTTCGTTAGAGAAGGGCAATGATACAGAAGATAACAATAGTTTTGTTACTGATGCAATGGAACTTGATACCGTGCCCGATATAAATTGCCCAAGCGGGCTAACATTAACAAAAACAGAAATTGAGCAGAGGGCTCGTGATCTAGGACTTCTCACTGACACTATGTCCAGCGGTCAAGTGACCCAAGCACTAGGAATTATATTTCAAAACATGGCTGTAAAAAGCATTAATGCAGTTGAAAACAAGAAAAAAGTCTTTACTTCGTCAGGTGCTGGATCAGTGCCTGATGTACTGCAATCGATAACTTATACGATTCCTCCTAATCCTCCAAAATCATATGTGGAAAGCTACTTTGGTGATGCGAAAGCGATTAAAGAAGGCTCCACGATTACGGAAAGTTCTGGGTCGTCTCCAAAACAAGTTTCCAATTTTTTAGGAGCGCTGCTGGTATCAGAAGCTGGCAAAGCAGCAACAAGCACGAATATTATTCGCCCGGCAATGGTGTTTTACACTCCTGGAGGTATCGCAATAGGTTCATCTTTGGTGAACACAGCTACAACCAACAAAACCCTAATGCTTCAAACTAAAGCTTGTACTAATCCAGGTGGAACGCCTGGAGTAAGTGACATGTTATTAGGTAAAGCAGTTCTCCTTAACCCTAATGTACTTCCTGCTGGCTCAATTTTTATAACTACAACGGGTCTTTCAGCAAGTGGACTTTTCCGCGTGGTGAAAACGTCTTATGAAAACTTTGTCAACTTTACTCGTTATTTTACGGGCACCAATACTGCAGAGCTTGCAACATATCGTAGTGGCAATTGGTATTTTGCCGACTCGTTGTACGGTGATCAAAGTTCGACAGTATATGGTGTGTCCGGAGACATGCCGTATCCAAGGGATTTTGATGGCGATGGGATACCAGATCTGGCAGTTTGGCGACCCTCAAACCAGCATTGGTATGTGAAATATAGCTCGACAAAAGCCAGCAAGGATTTGGGAGTCTACGGAATCCCTACAGCCCCCTATTATGATTGGCTTGTGCCTGATGATTTTGATGGAGATCGAAAAGCAGATCTGGCAACTTGGCGATCGTCAGACGGACACTGGTACGTTAAGTACAGCTCATCAGGGGTCAGTACCGATTTGGGGGTTTATGGAGTGCCTGGGAGTCCATACTACGATGTAGCTGTACCTGGCAACTATGATGGAGACGCAAAAACTGACAGAGCAGTTTACAGAACTTCATCTCAAGAATGGTATATCAAACAAAGTTCTACGGGTCAACAGGCAACTGTTGTAAAATACGGTATTGCTGGCGATAAACCAGTTCCTGCCGATTATGATGGCGATGGCAAGACCGATAGAGCAGTATGGCGCCCTTCAAATGGACGCTGGTATGCAAAGTACAGTTCTACAGGTGATAGTGTTGATTTAGGAGCAAACGGAATATCGGGAGATATACTTGTGCCTAGAGATTACGACGGTGACGGTAGGGCCGATAGAGCTGTGTGGCGACCTTCAAACGGTTATTGGTATATCTACTTTAGTTCGGATGGGGCGTTCTACTCCAAGCAATGGGGTCAGTCCAGCGATATACCTCTGTAATTCTACTTATCCATAGGACAGTGGCTAACTGCATCCTACAGCTAGCAATGTATCAACATGTTATATTGATGAAAAGTGGGAAAGCATTATTTGCTTTCCGAAGTAGATGTACAAGCCTACAGTCGTATTGCTATGAGTGGGTTCTGAATGGTCGCAGTTGACGGAATCGTACTATCTAACCCTGATCTGTCAAACACGGGCGAAACGTTGAATCTTCGTGAGCTGAAAGGCCGTGCTTTCGTTGAAAAATCCCTATGTGACAGATCAGGGCTAAGTAGGCGGAGCTAATTAAACGTCAGGTTGTGGAGGATGCTAAAAAGCTTTAGCCTGAGACTCAGCCGCAGCACCTTATGTTTATTCAGCTTCGGCTACTTAGTAAAATCTACAATAGTATCTAGGTGAGATATTGATTTAACTGTGTTTTCAAATCACGCGGAAACACAGCTTTCCTCTGCTGCTTCCCATTAATGATGAGGCTTCGAGTTTGAATAACTTGTTTCCAGTGCAGCGAGAAGGTGTTTGGGGCTTTATCAACAACATTGGTAAAATAACGATTGAATTAAAATTTAATGAAGCTCAAAACTTTTCTGAAGGCATTGCCGGAGTGCTCACCGATGAAGGATGGGGTTTTATTGATGAGTCTGGACGCTATCTTTATCTTCCCCAGTTTAATGGAGCAGAACCGTTTTTCGAGCAAGTTGCACGTGTAAGGCTTGAAGACTGTTGGGGCTTCGTTGATCTAGTTGGTAATGTTTATAGTCTCCCCTCAGAATACATAGAAGTTGGAAGGGCGTTCTCTCAAGGGTTGGTGCTTATTGGCACATCTGAAGAAAAGTATGGCTACATTAATAAATTGGTAGAAGAAGTGATCCAACCTCAGTATGATTATGGAGACCCATTTTCCGAGAATTTAGCAGCTGTTCATATAGGTGGGTGGCCTGGAGGTAGATGGGGCTTCATCGATTTTAGTGGCCAGCTAGTGATAAAGCCAAGCTTTGACAAGGTTTTGGAGGGTTTTCGTCAAAGTTTGGCAAGAGTTTCTTACAGAGACGAAGTTATTTACATTGATAGGACTGGCTCAAGAGTTGATGACATAAAAGCTGTTTGCTCTAGAAATTCATCTGAGGGCTTAGCAACTATAAGCGTTCGCAATAGATGGGGATATGCCTCTATACATGGGGATGTGGTTATTGAACCGATTTTTGAGTCTGCATATCCCTTTTGTGAAGGACTAGCAGCTGTACAAGTAACTAATAGAAAATGGGGCTATATTAATAAAATGGGAGAGACAGTTATTGATCCGAAGTTTGATCATGCTAGCTGCTTCTCACATGGTTTAGCTCTTGTAGATGTCGGCAACTCAGAAGGCTACATTGATAAACGCGGAATTTATGTGTGGAAGTCATTTGTATGAATGAGGATGCGGGTTTGGTTATAGAAGTGCTTACTGGATCAAAAGAATAACCCCCGGCTGTTTGGTGTCGGGGACTTCCTCTTTGAGAGCTTTCAGGAAATTTAGGTAATTATAGGGGCAACTTGGCAATGTAGTCGGCCAGGTCCGAGCGGCGCACCCGCCAGGCGCGGCCGATTTTCCCCGCACGCAGCTCCCCGGCGGCGATAGCCCGCTTGAGCTGATCACGGCTTAGGCCAGTGAGCGCCTGGGCCTCGCCGAGAGTGAGCAAAATTTTCTCCCCGAGAGCGGCGGCCGGACGCTCCGTCTTGCGCCGGTACCCCAATTGATCGAGAAGCCCCACCAAGCCGACGAGTGCTTCGCCAGGGCTCGCCAGTGGCGCTAATGCTGTGTCGGAGCCTGTCGGAGCGGCTGTCGGAGAGACGGTAGCCGACTTGGTGAGAGAAGTGCCTAAAGTGGAGCGAAACCCGGCCAGTTCTTTAGGATCGTAGGTGGCCATCTGGCCCGCTGACCCGCGTTCGTAGGTGACGCCGAGCTTACCCTACTGCGTGTAGCGCTCCAAGGTGCGCAGGCTCACACCGAGAAAAGCCGCCGCTTGTTCTTTGTTCACTGTCCTTCCTCGCCAAGGTTCGCCAGCCGTGGCGAACCTTGGCGAGAATATACCACGACAGCCCTCGCCAACCGTGGCGAACCTTGGCGACACTCTGCAAAAGCTGAAATTCGAAGTCACCCAACACGCCCGACACCATATACAGCGTCGGGGGAGATCCCGTAAACTATTCGCAATTGATAAGCCAAGCCAGGGCTTTGCCCTGGCGGGAGATTTCGAGAGATACGACCCTCTCTAATCTCGAAGCTTTCAAGTGAGACCGCCGCTTGGAGCCCACCCATAGTGTACGCGACTTCAAATAGGCTTGAAAGTTCAGAAGATTACTCAAATCGCCAGTCCCGAGGCTGGATAGGCCAGGCCCGCGAGCAGACGAGGAACCAGACCCGCGCGTTGGTGGAGGAGTTGGCCGCCACCCACCGATGGATCGGTCTGGTGCACGAGCGAATTAGCCGCAGCCGGGCGCACACAATCGGCCGCATCGTCGAAGCGGTGATCGGCCTGGTGGATCGGGCGGGCTACTGCTGGGCGAGTGCCGAGACGATCGCCGGCTACGCAGGGTGCGACCGCTCGACGGTGTTTCGGTTGTGGCCTGAGATCGAATTTGCCGGGCTGCTGGTGTCGGTTCGCCAGGCGCACGGCCCCAACCGGGTCTACCTGGACGCGGCACTGATCGATCGGGTGCTGGCGCTGGATACACCGAGATGGGCGGCGAACCCCACGAGCCCGTTTTGGCTGCGCTACCGCCAATGGCTGGGGCAGTCGATCGCCTATCGTCACAGCCGCGCTGCACTTGAGCCGAGTGCACTCAAGAGCCGTCTCAATTTGACACCCAATTATCTAGAAGACTCTGATCAACAAATTCAACGTTCCAAAGGCTTGGCTGAGCCCAGAGCATTCCCCCCCCAAGCCGCAGACGATACCACGGCCACTCCTACAGGCAAGGGTGCGCTTCGTCCTCCGCTTTGCTCCGGCCCTTGCCCTCCGTCACTCGGCCGTGAAACCGAAAAGCTTTCGGAGGGGGGAATGTCTCTCACACAGACGGCGGCTCGGCAGAGCAACCACAACCACCCGAAACAATCGTCACCCCCGGCCGGGCGCGAGTGCCCGAGGCGCTGCAGGCCGTGCTCGACCGCTGGCCAGAGGTGGCCGCGCGCCTCGACGAGCGCTGTTTGCGCAATCTGGTCGCCTTCCGCCACGCGTTGCGACGCATCGACCAGGTGCTGGCGATGGCCGACGCCCAACCCGCCAGGTCGTTCTGGCGTGGGGTTGCAGCCAGGCAGTTTCGGTCGCTTCGAGGGTCGGGAAACCTAGAGAAATCGGCCTGCCACGCGCACCATGTCGCCTAGATCCACGTCGCCGTCGTTGTCGGTGTCCAAGAACGTACCCAGCAGGGGATTGCCCTGCTGGGGATTACGACTGTTGGTGCCGCCCTGCAACAGCTGCAAGATCAAAGGTATGACGACGGGCAAGAGCGCCTGGATGGTGGAAGCGTCGATGCCGG harbors:
- a CDS encoding WG repeat-containing protein, with amino-acid sequence MNNLFPVQREGVWGFINNIGKITIELKFNEAQNFSEGIAGVLTDEGWGFIDESGRYLYLPQFNGAEPFFEQVARVRLEDCWGFVDLVGNVYSLPSEYIEVGRAFSQGLVLIGTSEEKYGYINKLVEEVIQPQYDYGDPFSENLAAVHIGGWPGGRWGFIDFSGQLVIKPSFDKVLEGFRQSLARVSYRDEVIYIDRTGSRVDDIKAVCSRNSSEGLATISVRNRWGYASIHGDVVIEPIFESAYPFCEGLAAVQVTNRKWGYINKMGETVIDPKFDHASCFSHGLALVDVGNSEGYIDKRGIYVWKSFV
- a CDS encoding FG-GAP repeat domain-containing protein → MKNIERTSFLIFFATSIVISTPCMGEPLLGNENQEVYQFPMGSIIKLGNPPSSLEKGNDTEDNNSFVTDAMELDTVPDINCPSGLTLTKTEIEQRARDLGLLTDTMSSGQVTQALGIIFQNMAVKSINAVENKKKVFTSSGAGSVPDVLQSITYTIPPNPPKSYVESYFGDAKAIKEGSTITESSGSSPKQVSNFLGALLVSEAGKAATSTNIIRPAMVFYTPGGIAIGSSLVNTATTNKTLMLQTKACTNPGGTPGVSDMLLGKAVLLNPNVLPAGSIFITTTGLSASGLFRVVKTSYENFVNFTRYFTGTNTAELATYRSGNWYFADSLYGDQSSTVYGVSGDMPYPRDFDGDGIPDLAVWRPSNQHWYVKYSSTKASKDLGVYGIPTAPYYDWLVPDDFDGDRKADLATWRSSDGHWYVKYSSSGVSTDLGVYGVPGSPYYDVAVPGNYDGDAKTDRAVYRTSSQEWYIKQSSTGQQATVVKYGIAGDKPVPADYDGDGKTDRAVWRPSNGRWYAKYSSTGDSVDLGANGISGDILVPRDYDGDGRADRAVWRPSNGYWYIYFSSDGAFYSKQWGQSSDIPL
- a CDS encoding DUF6364 family protein, encoding MERKLTVRVDEKLIQQAKAWASKENVSLSQAISQFFAAVTARDKLTMGLSPWMETFQQMVKPPLGKDVVSWTDAEVEENYRTYLEEKYR
- a CDS encoding helix-turn-helix domain-containing protein, which gives rise to MATYDPKELAGFRSTLGTSLTKSATVSPTAAPTGSDTALAPLASPGEALVGLVGLLDQLGYRRKTERPAAALGEKILLTLGEAQALTGLSRDQLKRAIAAGELRAGKIGRAWRVRRSDLADYIAKLPL
- a CDS encoding PIN domain-containing protein, which encodes MAVVVLYDTNVLLDIVLVRQPYYRDSLLAVDAASSERISGYIAGHAPTTLFYVLKKQVGAPQARRSIAHLLAHLTVAAVDDAGIRGALVSPFEDFKDAVTAMAAVGVNAQFVCTRDLKDYAASPVRAILPAVLLASV